One region of Brassica napus cultivar Da-Ae chromosome A10, Da-Ae, whole genome shotgun sequence genomic DNA includes:
- the LOC106371945 gene encoding telomerase reverse transcriptase-like isoform X1: protein MARKPRRNVPEILWRSFGERAKNLKDSIIDLITPRSIQPEKCRCRGQGCLGCSGDKASFLLRPDDPIHYRKLLHRCFVVLHEQAPPPPRFSPTSWGSQRDIVEKIIEKMDPGCDCGNVIYARYDKYDQSSPVLELLTTSSWEFLLNRIGSDLMAYLLQHTSIFLPFLGKKHQQVSGPPLCITQKEILSVHNNKRKMDESLEPSKKRQRASSTVNDCLKDESAAVTSIVSVDVIGEHREEKPRKRSRLYLKRRRKQRKANCLKVDDEVLCVTSCTNGEASTGNEADGRNLQISISGSLTDFTKKAKQGKINKHFKFSNSETVSVIPPNHILKTSRANCSDSKSLMNHIFGEVSAWSAAPSHGKGNCPSGSICLYHSLLKSLKSLIGKTKSSHLKTLLDKHCPVLLPQEDALKSANATSQSSWRQNSDKLPHGSSSEKGKTNRQNVEEARLYCTKDQVVSFIWAICKYIIPESLLGTTHQMRVLTRNIAWFVSRRRNEKCTVTQFLHGVKLSDFSLFSSKQLCCMVNGHELQNESIRSTQQMLCTKWISWLFLEIVKKLVSFNFYATERQDGRLNIYYYRKCNWERLISKEISKNLDGYAQVDNAEAESRRKNLGLSKFRFLPKANGVRMLLDFSSSSRLESLRDTHAVLKDIQLKEPDVLGSSVFDHDDFYRNLGPYLKHLRSQSGELPPLFFVVADVFKAFDSVDQGKLLDVVQCVLEDEHILKRCRLISCGKRSHWVNNILVSTDKNATVSRFTSTVPYNALQSIIVDQGENHRVRKNDIMLWINNMLKNNMLQIDKNFYVQTAGIPQGHRLSSLLCCFYYGHLETTLIYPFLEESSRDASATECNGEKELITPPSYKLLRFIDDYLFVSTSRDQATRFYQRLKQGFPEYNCVMNDKKFCINFEDDEESQSSSSNRMYVGGNEVSFIRWTGLLINSRTFEVQVDYTRYLNGHISSTFSVAWQNKPLGNLRHKLCYFLVPKCHPILFDSNINSGAIVRLNIYQIFLLAAMKFHCYVYELARFWKLHPQTLSKFITRSIRYMFKLINRRTHRINTGSSFRPVLKLCREEVIWLGLHAYIQVLKKKNSRYRTLLNYLRSALSKLDLSLNLSPELEYATDRSNSSCIWKLSY, encoded by the exons ATGGCGCGGAAACCTAGGCGTAATGTGCCGGAGATTCTATGGAGGTCGTTCGGAGAAAGAGCCAAGAATTTAAAGGACTCGATAATAGATCTGATTACTCCCCGGAGTATCCAGCCGGAGAAGTGTCGATGCCGGGGCCAAGGTTGTCTCGGTTGCAGCGGCGATAAAGCGTCGTTTCTGCTGCGTCCCGATGACCCAATCCACTACCGTAAACTTCTTCACCGATGCTTCGTTGTACTCCACGAACAAGCCCCTCCGCCGCCGAGGTTCTCGCCGACGTCGTGGGGGTCACAGAGAGAT ATTGTTGAGAAGATTATTGAAAAGATGGACCCTGGATGTGATTGTGGAAATGTGATATATGCAAGATATGACAAG tatgatCAGTCTAGCCCTGTTTTGGAGTTGTTGACAACTTCTTCTTGGGAGTTTCTTCTCAACCGG ATCGGTTCTGATTTAATGGCTTATCTACTACAACACACATCGATATTCTTACCTTTTCTAGGAAAGAAACACCAGCAAGTGTCAGGACCTCCTCTATGTATCactcaaaagg AGATCTTGTCAGTccacaacaacaaaagaaagatGGACGAGAGCCTGGAACCATCAAAGAAAAGGCAGCGGGCTTCTTCTACTGTCAATGACTGCCTTAAGGATGAGTCTGCAGCTGTTACGTCCATAGTTTCCGTGGATGTAATAGGCGAACATAGAGAGGAGAAACCTAGAAAGCGTTCCAGATTGTATCTTAAGCGCCGACGAAAGCAGAGAAAGGCCAATTGCCTAAAAGTTGACGATGAGGTACTTTGTGTAACTTCTTGTACAAATGGTGAAGCCTCAACTGGGAATGAAGCTGATGGAAGGAATCTGCAAATCAGTATAAGTGGAAGTCTCACTGATTTCACAAAGAAG GCTAAACAggggaaaataaataaacatttcaAGTTTTCCAACTCGGAAACGGTTTCAGTTATACCACCAAACC ACATTTTAAAAACATCAAGAGCCAACTGCTCTGATTCAAAGTCCCTGATGAACCATATATTTGGTGAAGTAAGTGCTTGGTCCGCAGCGCCATCTCATGGCAAAGGCAATTGTCCCAGTGGATCTATTTGCTT GTATCATTCGCTGCTCAAGTCTCTGAAAAGTCTAATTGGAAAAACAAAGTCCTCTCATTTGAAAACGTTACTAGACAAACACTGTCCTGTTCTCTTGCCACAAGAGGATGCGTTGAAGTCAGCAAATGCGACTTCTCAG AGTTCCTGGAGGCAAAACTCAGATAAGCTGCCTCACGGATCAAGTTCAGAGAAGGGCAAAACCAATCGTCAAAATGTCGAAGAAGCGAGGCTGTATTGCACAAAAGACCAAGTAGTTTCCTTTATTTGGGCCATCTGTAAGTACATTATTCCAGAAAGTCTGCTTGGGACCACTCATCAGATGAGAGTGCTTACGAGAAACATAGCCTGGTTTGTTTCTCGACGAAGAAATGAGAAATGCACCGTGACCCAATTTTTGCATGGAGTGAAACTATCAGATTTCTCATTATTTTCCAGTAAACAGTTATGCTGTATGGTCAACGGACATGAACTCCAGAACGAGTCTATCAGAAGTACACAGCAGATGTTGTGCACGAAATGGATATCTTGGCTTTTCTTAGAGATCGTCAAGAAATTGGTGAGCTTCAATTTCTATGCCACTGAAAGGCAAGATGGGCGGCTGAACATTTATTATTACCGGAAATGCAACTGGGAAAGGTTAATAAGCAAAGAAATTAGCAAAAACCTTGATGGATATGCCCAAGTGGACAATGCTGAAGCTGAAAGCAGAAGGAAAAATCTGGGGTTATCGAAGTTTAGGTTTCTACCAAAGGCAAACGGTGTGAGGATGCTGTTAGATTTTAGTTCCTCGTCAAGGTTGGAATCTCTTCGTGATACGCATGCCGTTTTGAAGGACATTCAGCTGAAAGAACCAGATGTCCTCGGGTCATCTGTTTTTGACCATGATGATTTCTACAGAAACCTAGGCCCGTATCTGAAACATTTGAGGAGTCAATCTGGGGAACTTCCTCCTTTGTTCTTTGTGGTTGCGGATGTTTTCAAAGCATTTGATTCCGTCGACCAGGGTAAGCTACTTGATGTCGTACAATGTGTCCTGGAAGATGAACATATCTTAAAAAGATGTAGGTTGATCAGCTGCGGGAAGAGATCACATTGGGTAAACAATATACTAGTCTCGACTGATAAGAATGCTACCGTTTCAAGATTCACATCAACTGTTCCATATAATGCTCTGCAAAGTATCATTGTTGATCAG GGAGAAAACCATCGAGTGAGGAAAAACGATATCATGCTTTGGATAAACAACATGCTAAAGAACAACATGCTGCAAATAGATAAAAACTTCTATGTGCAAACAGCAGGAATACCTCAGGGACATAGACTGTCATCTTTGTTATGCTGTTTTTACTACGGGCATCTCGAGACTACTTTGATCTACCCGTTCCTCGAGGAATCCTCTAGAGATGCGTCTGCTACAGAATGCAATGGAGAGAAAGAGCTAATCACTCCCCCAAGCTATAAGTTACTGAGATTTATCGATGACTACCTCTTTGTGTCTACCTCAAGAGATCAGGCCACTAGATTCTATCAGAGGTTGAAGCAAGGGTTTCCAGAGTACAACTGCGTCATGAACGACAAGAAGTTCTGCATAAACTTCGAAGATGATGAAGAATCACAGAGTTCTTCTTCTAACAGGATGTATGTGGGTGGTAATGAAGTTTCTTTTATAAGATGGACGGGTTTGCTTATCAATTCCCGTACATTCGAAGTTCAAGTTGACTACACAAG GTACTTGAATGGCCATATAAGCTCAACCTTTTCGGTAGCCTGGCAGAATAAACCACTTGGAAATCTTCGGCATAAATTGTGTTACTTCTTGGTCCCCAAATGTCATCCCATTCTCTTTGACTCGAACATCAACTCGGGAGCAATCGTGAGGTTAAACATCTATCAGATCTTTCTCTTAGCTGCAATGAAGTTTCACTGTTATGTCTACGAGTTGGCTCGGTTTTGGAAGCTTCATCCTCAAACTTTGTCCAAATTCATCACAAGATCTATCAG GTACATGTTTAAACTCATAAATAGAAGGACGCACAGAATCAACACTGGTTCTAGTTTCAGACCAGTTCTTAAACTGTGTAGAGAAGAAGTGATATGGCTTGGCTTACACGCGTACATTCAAGTactgaagaagaaaaactccAGATATCGAACCCTCTTGAACTATTTGAGATCTGCGCTTTCGAAACTTGATCTTTCTCTGAATCTATCGCCGGAGTTAGAGTATGCAACGGACCGGTCAAACTCATCTTGCATTTGGAAACTGAGTTACTGA
- the LOC106371944 gene encoding binding partner of ACD11 1-like isoform X4, producing MAIRSVKVGNLSSGATEHNIKEFFSFSGEVENIDIQGGEHSAYVTFKDPQGAETAVLLSGASIADQSVTIELAPNYTPPAAPHAETQSGGGGAAEGVVQKAEDVVSSMLAKGFILGKDAVGKAKAFDEKLGFTSTATAGVASIDQKIGLSQKFTAGTTLVNDKIKEVDQSLHVSERTKSAYASAEQTVSSAGNAVMKNRYVLIGVSWAAGAFSRVAKAAGEVSQKTKEKVEAEHPPQPSQSQEQLPEGYAPIHSSEYSKK from the exons ATGGCG ATAAGGTCAGTAAAAGTTGGCAATCTCTCCTCAGGAGCAACAGAGCACAACATCAAAGAGTTCTTCTCTTTTTCTGGTGAAGTTGAAAACATTGACATCCAAGG TGGCGAGCATAGTGCTTATGTCACATTCAAAGATCCTCAAGGAGCTGAGACCGCTGTGCTCTTATCA GGTGCAAGTATTGCCGATCAATCAGTGACCATTGAGTTGGCTCCTAACTACACCCCACCTGCTGCCCCTCATGCT GAAACACAGAGCGGTGGCGGAGGCGCCGCAGAAGGCGTTGTCCAGAAGGCAGAAGATGTTGTGAGCAGCATGTTAGCAAAGGGTTTCATCCTCGGGAAAGACGCTGTCGGCAAAGCAAAAGCATTTGATGAGAAACTCGGTTTCACTTCAACCGCAACCGCAGGAGTTGCTTCCATAGACCAAAAGATCGGTCTAAGCCAAAAATTCACAGCTGGTACAACCTTGGTGAACGACAAGATCAAAGAGGTGGACCAAAGCCTCCATGTTTCAGAGAGGACCAAGTCTGCCTATGCGTCTGCGGAACAGACTGTGAGCAGCGCAGGAAACGCCGTGATGAAAAACCGTTATGTGCTAATCGGTGTGAGCTGGGCCGCAGGAGCGTTCAGCAGAGTTGCTAAAGCTGCTGGAGAGGTTAgtcagaaaacaaaagaaaaggttgAAGCTGAGCACCCGCCACAACCGTCACAGTCTCAGGAGCAATTACCTGAAGGGTATGCTCCCATTCATTCGTCTGAATACTCCAAGAAATAA
- the LOC106371945 gene encoding telomerase reverse transcriptase-like isoform X2 codes for MARKPRRNVPEILWRSFGERAKNLKDSIIDLITPRSIQPEKCRCRGQGCLGCSGDKASFLLRPDDPIHYRKLLHRCFVVLHEQAPPPPRFSPTSWGSQRDIVEKIIEKMDPGCDCGNVIYARYDKYDQSSPVLELLTTSSWEFLLNRIGSDLMAYLLQHTSIFLPFLGKKHQQVSGPPLCITQKGIEILSVHNNKRKMDESLEPSKKRQRASSTVNDCLKDESAAVTSIVSVDVIGEHREEKPRKRSRLYLKRRRKQRKANCLKVDDEVLCVTSCTNGEASTGNEADGRNLQISISGSLTDFTKKAKQGKINKHFKFSNSETVSVIPPNHILKTSRANCSDSKSLMNHIFGEVSAWSAAPSHGKGNCPSGSICLYHSLLKSLKSLIGKTKSSHLKTLLDKHCPVLLPQEDALKSANATSQSSWRQNSDKLPHGSSSEKGKTNRQNVEEARLYCTKDQVVSFIWAICKYIIPESLLGTTHQMRVLTRNIAWFVSRRRNEKCTVTQFLHGVKLSDFSLFSSKQLCCMVNGHELQNESIRSTQQMLCTKWISWLFLEIVKKLVSFNFYATERQDGRLNIYYYRKCNWERLISKEISKNLDGYAQVDNAEAESRRKNLGLSKFRFLPKANGVRMLLDFSSSSRLESLRDTHAVLKDIQLKEPDVLGSSVFDHDDFYRNLGPYLKHLRSQSGELPPLFFVVADVFKAFDSVDQGKLLDVVQCVLEDEHILKRCRLISCGKRSHWVNNILVSTDKNATVSRFTSTVPYNALQSIIVDQGENHRVRKNDIMLWINNMLKNNMLQIDKNFYVQTAGIPQGHRLSSLLCCFYYGHLETTLIYPFLEESSRDASATECNGEKELITPPSYKLLRFIDDYLFVSTSRDQATRFYQRLKQGFPEYNCVMNDKKFCINFEDDEESQSSSSNRMYVGGNEVSFIRWTGLLINSRTFEVQVDYTRYLNGHISSTFSVAWQNKPLGNLRHKLCYFLVPKCHPILFDSNINSGAIVRLNIYQIFLLAAMKFHCYVYELARFWKLHPQTLSKFITRSIRYMFKLINRRTHRINTGSSFRPVLKLCREEVIWLGLHAYIQVLKKKNSRYRTLLNYLRSALSKLDLSLNLSPELEYATDRSNSSCIWKLSY; via the exons ATGGCGCGGAAACCTAGGCGTAATGTGCCGGAGATTCTATGGAGGTCGTTCGGAGAAAGAGCCAAGAATTTAAAGGACTCGATAATAGATCTGATTACTCCCCGGAGTATCCAGCCGGAGAAGTGTCGATGCCGGGGCCAAGGTTGTCTCGGTTGCAGCGGCGATAAAGCGTCGTTTCTGCTGCGTCCCGATGACCCAATCCACTACCGTAAACTTCTTCACCGATGCTTCGTTGTACTCCACGAACAAGCCCCTCCGCCGCCGAGGTTCTCGCCGACGTCGTGGGGGTCACAGAGAGAT ATTGTTGAGAAGATTATTGAAAAGATGGACCCTGGATGTGATTGTGGAAATGTGATATATGCAAGATATGACAAG tatgatCAGTCTAGCCCTGTTTTGGAGTTGTTGACAACTTCTTCTTGGGAGTTTCTTCTCAACCGG ATCGGTTCTGATTTAATGGCTTATCTACTACAACACACATCGATATTCTTACCTTTTCTAGGAAAGAAACACCAGCAAGTGTCAGGACCTCCTCTATGTATCactcaaaagg GTATAGAGATCTTGTCAGTccacaacaacaaaagaaagatGGACGAGAGCCTGGAACCATCAAAGAAAAGGCAGCGGGCTTCTTCTACTGTCAATGACTGCCTTAAGGATGAGTCTGCAGCTGTTACGTCCATAGTTTCCGTGGATGTAATAGGCGAACATAGAGAGGAGAAACCTAGAAAGCGTTCCAGATTGTATCTTAAGCGCCGACGAAAGCAGAGAAAGGCCAATTGCCTAAAAGTTGACGATGAGGTACTTTGTGTAACTTCTTGTACAAATGGTGAAGCCTCAACTGGGAATGAAGCTGATGGAAGGAATCTGCAAATCAGTATAAGTGGAAGTCTCACTGATTTCACAAAGAAG GCTAAACAggggaaaataaataaacatttcaAGTTTTCCAACTCGGAAACGGTTTCAGTTATACCACCAAACC ACATTTTAAAAACATCAAGAGCCAACTGCTCTGATTCAAAGTCCCTGATGAACCATATATTTGGTGAAGTAAGTGCTTGGTCCGCAGCGCCATCTCATGGCAAAGGCAATTGTCCCAGTGGATCTATTTGCTT GTATCATTCGCTGCTCAAGTCTCTGAAAAGTCTAATTGGAAAAACAAAGTCCTCTCATTTGAAAACGTTACTAGACAAACACTGTCCTGTTCTCTTGCCACAAGAGGATGCGTTGAAGTCAGCAAATGCGACTTCTCAG AGTTCCTGGAGGCAAAACTCAGATAAGCTGCCTCACGGATCAAGTTCAGAGAAGGGCAAAACCAATCGTCAAAATGTCGAAGAAGCGAGGCTGTATTGCACAAAAGACCAAGTAGTTTCCTTTATTTGGGCCATCTGTAAGTACATTATTCCAGAAAGTCTGCTTGGGACCACTCATCAGATGAGAGTGCTTACGAGAAACATAGCCTGGTTTGTTTCTCGACGAAGAAATGAGAAATGCACCGTGACCCAATTTTTGCATGGAGTGAAACTATCAGATTTCTCATTATTTTCCAGTAAACAGTTATGCTGTATGGTCAACGGACATGAACTCCAGAACGAGTCTATCAGAAGTACACAGCAGATGTTGTGCACGAAATGGATATCTTGGCTTTTCTTAGAGATCGTCAAGAAATTGGTGAGCTTCAATTTCTATGCCACTGAAAGGCAAGATGGGCGGCTGAACATTTATTATTACCGGAAATGCAACTGGGAAAGGTTAATAAGCAAAGAAATTAGCAAAAACCTTGATGGATATGCCCAAGTGGACAATGCTGAAGCTGAAAGCAGAAGGAAAAATCTGGGGTTATCGAAGTTTAGGTTTCTACCAAAGGCAAACGGTGTGAGGATGCTGTTAGATTTTAGTTCCTCGTCAAGGTTGGAATCTCTTCGTGATACGCATGCCGTTTTGAAGGACATTCAGCTGAAAGAACCAGATGTCCTCGGGTCATCTGTTTTTGACCATGATGATTTCTACAGAAACCTAGGCCCGTATCTGAAACATTTGAGGAGTCAATCTGGGGAACTTCCTCCTTTGTTCTTTGTGGTTGCGGATGTTTTCAAAGCATTTGATTCCGTCGACCAGGGTAAGCTACTTGATGTCGTACAATGTGTCCTGGAAGATGAACATATCTTAAAAAGATGTAGGTTGATCAGCTGCGGGAAGAGATCACATTGGGTAAACAATATACTAGTCTCGACTGATAAGAATGCTACCGTTTCAAGATTCACATCAACTGTTCCATATAATGCTCTGCAAAGTATCATTGTTGATCAG GGAGAAAACCATCGAGTGAGGAAAAACGATATCATGCTTTGGATAAACAACATGCTAAAGAACAACATGCTGCAAATAGATAAAAACTTCTATGTGCAAACAGCAGGAATACCTCAGGGACATAGACTGTCATCTTTGTTATGCTGTTTTTACTACGGGCATCTCGAGACTACTTTGATCTACCCGTTCCTCGAGGAATCCTCTAGAGATGCGTCTGCTACAGAATGCAATGGAGAGAAAGAGCTAATCACTCCCCCAAGCTATAAGTTACTGAGATTTATCGATGACTACCTCTTTGTGTCTACCTCAAGAGATCAGGCCACTAGATTCTATCAGAGGTTGAAGCAAGGGTTTCCAGAGTACAACTGCGTCATGAACGACAAGAAGTTCTGCATAAACTTCGAAGATGATGAAGAATCACAGAGTTCTTCTTCTAACAGGATGTATGTGGGTGGTAATGAAGTTTCTTTTATAAGATGGACGGGTTTGCTTATCAATTCCCGTACATTCGAAGTTCAAGTTGACTACACAAG GTACTTGAATGGCCATATAAGCTCAACCTTTTCGGTAGCCTGGCAGAATAAACCACTTGGAAATCTTCGGCATAAATTGTGTTACTTCTTGGTCCCCAAATGTCATCCCATTCTCTTTGACTCGAACATCAACTCGGGAGCAATCGTGAGGTTAAACATCTATCAGATCTTTCTCTTAGCTGCAATGAAGTTTCACTGTTATGTCTACGAGTTGGCTCGGTTTTGGAAGCTTCATCCTCAAACTTTGTCCAAATTCATCACAAGATCTATCAG GTACATGTTTAAACTCATAAATAGAAGGACGCACAGAATCAACACTGGTTCTAGTTTCAGACCAGTTCTTAAACTGTGTAGAGAAGAAGTGATATGGCTTGGCTTACACGCGTACATTCAAGTactgaagaagaaaaactccAGATATCGAACCCTCTTGAACTATTTGAGATCTGCGCTTTCGAAACTTGATCTTTCTCTGAATCTATCGCCGGAGTTAGAGTATGCAACGGACCGGTCAAACTCATCTTGCATTTGGAAACTGAGTTACTGA
- the LOC106371944 gene encoding binding partner of ACD11 1-like isoform X2 gives MVIQIRSVKVGNLSSGATEHNIKEFFSFSGEVENIDIQGGEHSAYVTFKDPQGAETAVLLSGASIADQSVTIELAPNYTPPAAPHAETQSGGGGAAEGVVQKAEDVVSSMLAKGFILGKDAVGKAKAFDEKLGFTSTATAGVASIDQKIGLSQKFTAGTTLVNDKIKEVDQSLHVSERTKSAYASAEQTVSSAGNAVMKNRYVLIGVSWAAGAFSRVAKAAGEVSQKTKEKVEAEHPPQPSQSQEQLPEGYAPIHSSEYSKK, from the exons ATGGTGATACAGATAAGGTCAGTAAAAGTTGGCAATCTCTCCTCAGGAGCAACAGAGCACAACATCAAAGAGTTCTTCTCTTTTTCTGGTGAAGTTGAAAACATTGACATCCAAGG TGGCGAGCATAGTGCTTATGTCACATTCAAAGATCCTCAAGGAGCTGAGACCGCTGTGCTCTTATCA GGTGCAAGTATTGCCGATCAATCAGTGACCATTGAGTTGGCTCCTAACTACACCCCACCTGCTGCCCCTCATGCT GAAACACAGAGCGGTGGCGGAGGCGCCGCAGAAGGCGTTGTCCAGAAGGCAGAAGATGTTGTGAGCAGCATGTTAGCAAAGGGTTTCATCCTCGGGAAAGACGCTGTCGGCAAAGCAAAAGCATTTGATGAGAAACTCGGTTTCACTTCAACCGCAACCGCAGGAGTTGCTTCCATAGACCAAAAGATCGGTCTAAGCCAAAAATTCACAGCTGGTACAACCTTGGTGAACGACAAGATCAAAGAGGTGGACCAAAGCCTCCATGTTTCAGAGAGGACCAAGTCTGCCTATGCGTCTGCGGAACAGACTGTGAGCAGCGCAGGAAACGCCGTGATGAAAAACCGTTATGTGCTAATCGGTGTGAGCTGGGCCGCAGGAGCGTTCAGCAGAGTTGCTAAAGCTGCTGGAGAGGTTAgtcagaaaacaaaagaaaaggttgAAGCTGAGCACCCGCCACAACCGTCACAGTCTCAGGAGCAATTACCTGAAGGGTATGCTCCCATTCATTCGTCTGAATACTCCAAGAAATAA
- the LOC106371944 gene encoding binding partner of ACD11 1-like isoform X3: MAIRSVKVGNLSSGATEHNIKEFFSFSGEVENIDIQGSGEHSAYVTFKDPQGAETAVLLSGASIADQSVTIELAPNYTPPAAPHAETQSGGGGAAEGVVQKAEDVVSSMLAKGFILGKDAVGKAKAFDEKLGFTSTATAGVASIDQKIGLSQKFTAGTTLVNDKIKEVDQSLHVSERTKSAYASAEQTVSSAGNAVMKNRYVLIGVSWAAGAFSRVAKAAGEVSQKTKEKVEAEHPPQPSQSQEQLPEGYAPIHSSEYSKK, encoded by the exons ATGGCG ATAAGGTCAGTAAAAGTTGGCAATCTCTCCTCAGGAGCAACAGAGCACAACATCAAAGAGTTCTTCTCTTTTTCTGGTGAAGTTGAAAACATTGACATCCAAGG CAGTGGCGAGCATAGTGCTTATGTCACATTCAAAGATCCTCAAGGAGCTGAGACCGCTGTGCTCTTATCA GGTGCAAGTATTGCCGATCAATCAGTGACCATTGAGTTGGCTCCTAACTACACCCCACCTGCTGCCCCTCATGCT GAAACACAGAGCGGTGGCGGAGGCGCCGCAGAAGGCGTTGTCCAGAAGGCAGAAGATGTTGTGAGCAGCATGTTAGCAAAGGGTTTCATCCTCGGGAAAGACGCTGTCGGCAAAGCAAAAGCATTTGATGAGAAACTCGGTTTCACTTCAACCGCAACCGCAGGAGTTGCTTCCATAGACCAAAAGATCGGTCTAAGCCAAAAATTCACAGCTGGTACAACCTTGGTGAACGACAAGATCAAAGAGGTGGACCAAAGCCTCCATGTTTCAGAGAGGACCAAGTCTGCCTATGCGTCTGCGGAACAGACTGTGAGCAGCGCAGGAAACGCCGTGATGAAAAACCGTTATGTGCTAATCGGTGTGAGCTGGGCCGCAGGAGCGTTCAGCAGAGTTGCTAAAGCTGCTGGAGAGGTTAgtcagaaaacaaaagaaaaggttgAAGCTGAGCACCCGCCACAACCGTCACAGTCTCAGGAGCAATTACCTGAAGGGTATGCTCCCATTCATTCGTCTGAATACTCCAAGAAATAA
- the LOC106371944 gene encoding binding partner of ACD11 1-like isoform X1, with amino-acid sequence MVIQIRSVKVGNLSSGATEHNIKEFFSFSGEVENIDIQGSGEHSAYVTFKDPQGAETAVLLSGASIADQSVTIELAPNYTPPAAPHAETQSGGGGAAEGVVQKAEDVVSSMLAKGFILGKDAVGKAKAFDEKLGFTSTATAGVASIDQKIGLSQKFTAGTTLVNDKIKEVDQSLHVSERTKSAYASAEQTVSSAGNAVMKNRYVLIGVSWAAGAFSRVAKAAGEVSQKTKEKVEAEHPPQPSQSQEQLPEGYAPIHSSEYSKK; translated from the exons ATGGTGATACAGATAAGGTCAGTAAAAGTTGGCAATCTCTCCTCAGGAGCAACAGAGCACAACATCAAAGAGTTCTTCTCTTTTTCTGGTGAAGTTGAAAACATTGACATCCAAGG CAGTGGCGAGCATAGTGCTTATGTCACATTCAAAGATCCTCAAGGAGCTGAGACCGCTGTGCTCTTATCA GGTGCAAGTATTGCCGATCAATCAGTGACCATTGAGTTGGCTCCTAACTACACCCCACCTGCTGCCCCTCATGCT GAAACACAGAGCGGTGGCGGAGGCGCCGCAGAAGGCGTTGTCCAGAAGGCAGAAGATGTTGTGAGCAGCATGTTAGCAAAGGGTTTCATCCTCGGGAAAGACGCTGTCGGCAAAGCAAAAGCATTTGATGAGAAACTCGGTTTCACTTCAACCGCAACCGCAGGAGTTGCTTCCATAGACCAAAAGATCGGTCTAAGCCAAAAATTCACAGCTGGTACAACCTTGGTGAACGACAAGATCAAAGAGGTGGACCAAAGCCTCCATGTTTCAGAGAGGACCAAGTCTGCCTATGCGTCTGCGGAACAGACTGTGAGCAGCGCAGGAAACGCCGTGATGAAAAACCGTTATGTGCTAATCGGTGTGAGCTGGGCCGCAGGAGCGTTCAGCAGAGTTGCTAAAGCTGCTGGAGAGGTTAgtcagaaaacaaaagaaaaggttgAAGCTGAGCACCCGCCACAACCGTCACAGTCTCAGGAGCAATTACCTGAAGGGTATGCTCCCATTCATTCGTCTGAATACTCCAAGAAATAA